GGCGCCCGCCCGCCGGTCGACGCTGGTCGGCTAGGGCGTGTCTCCTAGGTTCGTGGGGGTTCGGAGTGTGATGGTGGGCGGATGAGCCGACGAAGTGCCTACCGCGGTCGAAATGTCATCGAACGCGGCGACAGCGACGTGAAGCAATGGCGCGGCCTGGCCACCCGCTACGACAAGCTCGGCCTGACCTCGAGCGCCGGAGCCGTCCTCCGCGCCATCATCCAATGGCTCCAGCGGCTGGATCAGGCGTCGATTCCGGTGCGTGCACCACGAAGGGCTGATGGTTGAAGAAACCATTCCTCGCCTCGACCTCAATGTGCCGCCCCTCAGGGACCTCGATGCGCGACCCTGCAACTCCTAGAACACTGGCTGTGCCGCGATAGCGCGCACCGACGCCAACTTCGTGTGAGCCCACAGTGACCTCAACTTGGAACGGTCGACTCCACCTCGCCTCATGGTCGATACCGTCCAAGCGAACAACAGGGCGAGCGAACAGCCGCAAGAACCACCCGTTGACCCAATGGGTACGAGGCGTGACAGTCACCGACGAGGTCATGGCACCACCCTGCCATGCCCCCCCCGGGCGCGCGATCACACGCGGTTAGGAGACACGCCCTAGGCGCCCTGCCGGTACGCCGCGCCCTGCCGGTACGGCTCGTCCCGCCGGTACGCCGCGCCCGGATGCCAGTCGGCGAGGGCGGCATCCATTCCCAGTCGCCCACGCATGATCCCGACCGCCTCGGGGTTCTCATCGATGAGCATGAAACGCCGTCCTAGCCGGGCCGCGGCGGCGCCCGTCGTCCCCGAACCGGCGAACGCGTCGAGCACCCAGTCGCCCTCGGCGCTGCTCGCCTGCACGATGCGACGGAGCACTCCCTCGGGCTTCTGGGTCGCATAGCCCGTCTTCTCCTTGCCCGTCGGCGAGACGATCGTGTGCCACCACACATCGGTCGGCAGCTTGCCGCGGGCGACCTTTTCGGGTGTGACGAGCCCGGGAGCCATGTACGGCTCGCGGTCGACGGCCTCGGCATCGAAGAGGTACGACGAAGGATCTTTCACGTACACGAGGATGTTGTCGTGCTTCGGCGGCCACTTCTTCTTCGTTCGCCCGCCGTAGTCGTAGGCCCAGATGAGCTCGTTAAGGAAGCAGTGGCGACCGAACAGGGCGTCGAGCAAGACCTTGGCGTAGTGCACTTCCCGGTAGTCGAGGTGCAGGTAGAGCGTGCCGGTGGGGTGCAGCACCCGCCATGCCTCGGCGAGGCGGGGCTCGAGGAACGACCAGTAGTCGTCGAACGTGTCGTTGTAGCTCAGCACGCGCTCTCTGACGGTTGCGTAGGTGAGGCCCCTGAAACCGACGCGCGAACTCGTCGCGGAGGCGGCGTTCGTGACCGTCGCACGCACCTGGGTTCGACCGGTGTTGAAGGGCGGATCGAGGTAGATGAGCTGGAACGCGTCGCTCGGGAGCGCCCGGAGCACCGGGAGATTGTCGCCCTGCACGACGAGGTCGTCGCTGTCGGGGGTCCACGTGCGCGCGCTCATCCGGCCAACGGTATCGGGCCCCGGGCGGGGCGACGGACAATCCTCCTCACCCCTCCCGCGTCGACTCGGTAAGCTCGGGCAGGTGCCCCGTGGCGGACGCGGGGTTCCGAGGTGAAGGATCTGCATGCACACGTTCCCGCGCACATGGCTCGACGCCGCGCTGCGCCACCGCGCTCGCTGGGCGCGGACGGTGCTGCTGTCGGTGATCGCCGCCGCCGTCACGCTCGGCCTGCTCGCCCCGGCTGCAGCGTTCGCGACGCCCGGCGACGACTCTGGCGACGACCCGGAGGGCCGCATCTCGCTCGGGCTGCGAACCGACGGCCTGTTCACGCTCTCCGGTCACGCGTTCGACCGGTCCGATCTGGGCGCTCCCATCATCCTTGCCGTGTTCCAGGACCGTGAGTTGACGCACTCGTTCGCCGCCGACGCGCCGGCGCCCGAGCTGCGCCCCTACGGTGTCGCCGGCAAGGGCATCGACGCCGCGTTCCTGCCGAGCACGCGCCAGGCGCCCGTGCAGGTGTGCGTCGCCGGAATCAACATCGGTGCCGGTGAGAACAGCTGGCTCGGCTGTTCGATGCTGGATGCCCGGGGCACGTCGTCCGTGCCGGGGTCGACGACCGACCCGGCGAGCGAGTACGTGCTCGTGAACAAGCAGAACCCGCTGAGCCCCGTCGACCACGTGCCGGGCGACCTCGTCGACCTGGCGACCCTCGGCGTGCCGAGCGCGAACGGGCACTCGCTCCGCGAGCCCGCGGCCAACGCGATGCGCGACATGTTCGAGGCGGCCAGAGCATCCGGCATCACCCTCGACGCCACGAGCGGATACCGGAGCTACGCGACGCAGCAGTCGCTCCACGAGGACTTCGTGTCGACGCTCGGTCAATCCGGCGCCGACCTGACGTCGGCGCGCCCCGGCTACAGCGAGCACCAAACCGGCCTCGCCGTCGACCTCTCATCGGACGAGGGCTGCGTGCTCGAGCAGTGCTGGGCGTCCACGCTCGGCGGACAGTGGGTTGCGGCGAACGCCCACACGTTCGGCTTCATCGAGCGGTATCCCGAGGGCATGACGTCCGTCACCGGCTTCGAGTGGGAACCCTGGCACTACCGCTACGTGGGCGTGGAGGTCGCGACAGCCATGCACGACGCCGGGGTCACGACGTACGAGCAGTGGCTGGGAGTTCCGGCCGCCCCCGGGTACTGACGCACTGACGCGACCGTGCTGCCGCACGGTTGGCTCTGGCGGCAAGAACGGGCTGAACGGCTGTCGCCGAGGGCATGTCGCCGCTTCCCCTCCTCTCCATACCGTGGTTGCACGGGTCAACGGTGACGGGAGAGGCGCATGGATGGACAGGCGACACAGGAATCACACCGTCGCGGTTCGCGATCTGGGCGGGAGCACGACGCAGGGTCGTGGCGGGCCGCGATCGAGGCGCTCGGCACTGCCCTCGCGCCGGAGCTGATCGAGGGGACGAAGCAGCTGTGCGCGTCGGGTCTCGACGCCCAGTACCTCACCGGCGTCGAGGTGACTCGGGATGTCGCCTACGGCCCGCACCCACGCCACCGTCTCGACGTCTATCGGAGCGCGGACGGCGCGGGCGCCGCCACGGGCGTCTCCGGTGGCATCCGAACGGGTGACCCGACGGGGAGCCCCGTGCTGCTCTTCGTGCACGGCGGGGGCTTCGTCGCGGGCGACAAGAGCGGTGACGGCAGCCCCTTCGGCCCGAACATCGGCGCGTGGGCGGCGAAACACGGAATGATCGGCGTCGCGATGAACTACCGGCTCGCACCCGAGGCGAGCTGGCCGGACGGGGGAGCCGACGTCGGCGCTGCCGTCGAATGGGCCCGCGCCAACGCGTCGAGGATCGGCGCCGACCCCGAGCGCATCGTGCTCCTCGGACAATCGGCGGGGGCCATGCACGTGGCCGACAACCTCCGCCTGCAGGCCGAGGGGAGGGCGCCTCGCGTCGCCGGGGCCGTGCTCGTCTCGTGCATGTACGACGTCGGAGCCGCGAAGGACCTGCCGATGCATCGCGCGTACTGGGGCGACGACCGCTCCGCGTGGGAAACGAGAGGATCACTCGACACTGTCGTCGAAACGGACGTGCCATTGCTCCTCGCGGTCGCCGAATGGGATGACGAGCAGTTTCAGCACAGCGCTGCGGCCCTCGTGGCGTCGTGGTACGCGCGGCGCGGCACGTTCCCGCCGCTCGTCGCTCTGCCCTCGCACAACCATCTCTCGACGGTGTACGCCGTTGGCACGCCGCACGACCGACTCATGCCCCTCGTCGACGCGTTCGTCGCCGAGCGAACCCCGGCGTCGTGACACGCGACGACGGGGGAATCCGATCGAAGGCGCGCCGATGAAGGCCACCACCACACGCGGTCAGGGAGCCCGCCCGTGACGGCGTTCACCCGTGCGGCACGCAGGCAATGGTCGCTGCAGCCGGAGCGCAACATCCAGATCGCGATCGCGATCGCGATCCTGCTGCTGTTCGCGGCACCCGTCATCGCCGTCCTGATCGGCGCGTTCCGCACAAGCCCCTTCTCGGACGGAACGTGGTCGACCGAACCGTTCGTCGACGTCATGAACTCGCCGCGCACCTGGTCGACGCTGTGGAACACCGTCATCGTGACGGTCGTCAGCGTCGGCGCCGGCATCGCCCTCGCCATCTTCTTCGCGACGATGGTCACCCGCACCAACGCCCGTCTGAAGTGGCTCGTCACGGGAACGATGGCCGTCATGGTGGCCGTGCCGCCGCTGTTCTACGCTCTGGCCTGGTCGATGCTCGGGAACGAGTCGGTCGGGTTGATCAATGTCTGGCTTCGCGGCATCACCACGGGGTTCGAAGACGGCTACCAGTGGGGAACCGGGCCCTTCGACGTCGAATCGTGGGCCGGCCTGCTCCTCGTGTCGACCCTGCGCAACACCGCGTTCATGTACTTGATCCTCGTCGGCCCGTTCTCGACGCTGGATCGTGCGCTTGAAGAGGCATCGCGGGTCTCGGGTGCGAGCGCCGTGAGAACCTTCTTCGGCACGCAGCTGCCGCTGTTGGCGCCGACGATCGCCGCGGTGCTGATCGTGTCGACGGTCGTGTCACTCGAGGCGTTCGACGTGCCCGTCGTCCTGGGAGTGCCGGCCGACATCTACGTGCTGCCGACCGAGGTGTTTCGCTACCTGAACGACGCGGCTCGTCCCGCGTACGGCCACGCAAGCGCCGTGTCGATCATCCTGCTCGGCATCCTGCTCGTGCTGGTGTGGCTCGAGCGCCGCGTGCGGGGCCGCCGCTCGTTCACGACGGTCTCGGGCAAGGGAGCGC
This sequence is a window from Pseudoclavibacter endophyticus. Protein-coding genes within it:
- a CDS encoding DNA-methyltransferase gives rise to the protein MSARTWTPDSDDLVVQGDNLPVLRALPSDAFQLIYLDPPFNTGRTQVRATVTNAASATSSRVGFRGLTYATVRERVLSYNDTFDDYWSFLEPRLAEAWRVLHPTGTLYLHLDYREVHYAKVLLDALFGRHCFLNELIWAYDYGGRTKKKWPPKHDNILVYVKDPSSYLFDAEAVDREPYMAPGLVTPEKVARGKLPTDVWWHTIVSPTGKEKTGYATQKPEGVLRRIVQASSAEGDWVLDAFAGSGTTGAAAARLGRRFMLIDENPEAVGIMRGRLGMDAALADWHPGAAYRRDEPYRQGAAYRQGA
- a CDS encoding M15 family metallopeptidase, producing the protein MHTFPRTWLDAALRHRARWARTVLLSVIAAAVTLGLLAPAAAFATPGDDSGDDPEGRISLGLRTDGLFTLSGHAFDRSDLGAPIILAVFQDRELTHSFAADAPAPELRPYGVAGKGIDAAFLPSTRQAPVQVCVAGINIGAGENSWLGCSMLDARGTSSVPGSTTDPASEYVLVNKQNPLSPVDHVPGDLVDLATLGVPSANGHSLREPAANAMRDMFEAARASGITLDATSGYRSYATQQSLHEDFVSTLGQSGADLTSARPGYSEHQTGLAVDLSSDEGCVLEQCWASTLGGQWVAANAHTFGFIERYPEGMTSVTGFEWEPWHYRYVGVEVATAMHDAGVTTYEQWLGVPAAPGY
- a CDS encoding alpha/beta hydrolase; translated protein: MDGQATQESHRRGSRSGREHDAGSWRAAIEALGTALAPELIEGTKQLCASGLDAQYLTGVEVTRDVAYGPHPRHRLDVYRSADGAGAATGVSGGIRTGDPTGSPVLLFVHGGGFVAGDKSGDGSPFGPNIGAWAAKHGMIGVAMNYRLAPEASWPDGGADVGAAVEWARANASRIGADPERIVLLGQSAGAMHVADNLRLQAEGRAPRVAGAVLVSCMYDVGAAKDLPMHRAYWGDDRSAWETRGSLDTVVETDVPLLLAVAEWDDEQFQHSAAALVASWYARRGTFPPLVALPSHNHLSTVYAVGTPHDRLMPLVDAFVAERTPAS